GCACGGCGCCCTGGCATAAGGGCCGCCGCACTCGAGGCAGCGCTCCGCCTCGAGGACCGCCACTCCCGGAGGCAGTGGCGGCCTCAGCTCGTCCATGATTCCGGCCCGCCGGACGGGCCGGTGCGGCCAGGTTGCCGTGCGTGGTCCCGCAATGGTCAGCATGGCTCGAAGCGATCTGCGTGTCTGCAGGCTGGGGTTCAAGTCTCGATCCACCGCGCCCAGCACGATATCGTGTTGTGGCGCAATGGGTTGTGTCCAAGGGATCTCAGGAAGCGTGAGACAAGGTGCGTCAGACCGGGCTATGGCGCGGGACAAATAGCCTCGCGGACTTCCTGACCTTCGGGATGAGGTTGTCGCGGCGGCGCGGCGGCCTAAGCACTCCAGCTACAGCGTGTGCTACCTCGCGTTCGAGAGCCACATTGCCTTCGCCGAGACGATGCTCCGCGACCTGAGCCTGGACACCGTTAATGAGGACGACCTGAACGTCCGATCGCTGGCCCTCGTCGAGGTGCGCGCGGCGCTCCGGCTGGTCGAGATGAACAGCGAGCACTTACGGCCGCTCGGCGCCGATGCGTCGGTAGTTCAGGGCCGCTACGGCGTTACATGGGAGTGGTCCGCCGCGCTGCATGCGCATCGCGAAAGGCCAGACGGCATCCGGTATCGTGCCCGTCATGACGATCCCGGTTTTTCTGTGGCCCTGTTCGAGCGCGCAAGGCGCAAGATGCGCCGCACCGATTCGACCCCACTCAGCGATCCTTCTCTTGCCGCCGAAATTGCCCGGTGGCTTGACAGGTACAACGTCGGCTTGACGACCTGAGCTCTTCGGCCGATCTGCGCCAGCTCGATTGGGACACCACCCTGATGTCTATCGTTGCCTGGCTCACGGTCATCACCGGTGCCTGTGTCGTCTATCCCATCCCCGCGCCGGCCCGCGGGCCCGCGTGCGCCGCGTGCGCTCCGCATCGACTCCGCGGACCGCTTCGCATATATTGCCGGCCGCTCTCTTCGCGACTTGGGAGTACCAGCAGGAGCTCGCCGTCCCGGGAGGGCACAGCTACCAGGGAGTCGACGTCCGACTCCAGCAGGTTCTGGCGTGGGAATCGACTGGCTGGTACGGCTCACG
The sequence above is a segment of the Gemmatimonadota bacterium genome. Coding sequences within it:
- a CDS encoding RES family NAD+ phosphorylase; the encoded protein is MCYLAFESHIAFAETMLRDLSLDTVNEDDLNVRSLALVEVRAALRLVEMNSEHLRPLGADASVVQGRYGVTWEWSAALHAHRERPDGIRYRARHDDPGFSVALFERARRKMRRTDSTPLSDPSLAAEIARWLDRYNVGLTT